From a region of the Acanthochromis polyacanthus isolate Apoly-LR-REF ecotype Palm Island chromosome 3, KAUST_Apoly_ChrSc, whole genome shotgun sequence genome:
- the rasd2b gene encoding GTP-binding protein Rhes has product MEMDSLSTGAPTTSIPVTHQHKRSMDGAQFMDAQCAGSSKVLLAYKNASQHLNSSGIKAGLGILKVATSQWKQDKKTRSGAAVRQQGSANSSHPCKRSPLDQLAALVLHGQTRHQQIGQGHRPDPLHSTKPQNCKRIVVLGAPRVGKTSILRRYLRDGFVEDYNPTSEDFLRKLFRIRGETYQIDILDASRERDFPAKRRLSILTGDIFLLVFSLDDRSSFDEVCALRTEILAAKSKLTRSSVPEHCAQPRVPLVVCANKVDLLESERAISKAEVLQALGDDCAYFETSAKDSTNLEKVFETLAKRGGLPTETGPSQHRKVSLRSYQAMRPGRVAGRSGQVPGRDDPCGTLYPLARRPSFSTDLRHVIGPHTARKPGKGLEKCHIQ; this is encoded by the exons ATGGAAATGGATAGCCTCTCCACCGGCGCACCGACCACCTCCATCCCTGTTACGCACCAGCACAAACGTTCCATGGATGGTGCCCAGTTTATGGATGCGCAGTGCGCCGGGTCCTCCAAAGTCTTGCTGGCATACAAGAACGCCTCGCAGCACCTGAATTCTTCGGGGATTAAAGCGGGCTTGGGGATACTTAAAGTGGCCACGTCTCAATGGAAACAGGACAAGAAGACGCGCTCTGGAGCGGCTGTGAGGCAGCAGGGTAGCGCCAACAGCAGCCATCCCTGCAAGAGGTCCCCACTGGATCAGCTGGCAGCTCTGGTTCTCCACGGTCAAACCCGGCACCAACAGATTGGCCAAGGGCACCGACCAGACCCCCTTCACTCCACTAAACCGCAGAACTGTAAACGCATCGTGGTTCTTGGTGCGCCACGGGTTGGAAAGACCTCTATCCTCAGAAGATACCTTCGGGACGGGTTTGTGGAGGACTACAACCCCACGTCCGAGGATTTCCTCAGAAAACTCTTTCGTATCCGCGGAGAGACCTACCAAATTGACATCCTGGATGCGTCCAGGGAGAGGGACTTCCCAGCCAAGCGGCGGCTGTCCATCctgactg GCGACATTTTCCTTCTAGTATTCAGTCTAGATGATCGGAGCTCCTTTGATGAGGTGTGCGCCCTGCGGACGGAGATTCTCGCTGCTAAATCCAAACTCACCAGATCCTCTGTGCCAGAGCACTGCGCACAGCCGAGGGTTCCCCTGGTGGTCTGCGCAAACAAGGTGGACCTGCTGGAATCTGAGCGAGCGATATCTAAGGCAGAGGTGCTCCAAGCCCTCGGTGATGACTGTGCCTATTTTGAAACGTCTGCAAAGGACAGCACCAACCTCGAAAAAGTCTTCGAGACTTTGGCAAAGCGAGGCGGGCTCCCCACTGAAACTGGCCCGTCGCAGCACCGCAAAGTTTCGCTCCGGTCGTACCAGGCGATGCGTCCGGGACGCGTGGCCGGGAGGAGCGGTCAGGTACCGGGGAGAGATGATCCCTGCGGCACGCTGTACCCACTGGCCCGTAGGCCGAGTTTTAGCACGGATCTCCGTCACGTTATTGGGCCACATACGGCAAGAAAACCCGGCAAAGGACTGGAGAAATGTCATATTCagtga